One Thomasclavelia spiroformis DSM 1552 DNA window includes the following coding sequences:
- a CDS encoding transposase, with translation MNDYDMEKELNSIIKQFRYSQIEEMKEVADTLNNWKKEILNSFVWVRNRRISNGPIEGKNYYIKKIIYNGNGMQNFECTRNRILYSQNKYEKYDLNIEYNDSIKMKSDDLETSFDEETDEFD, from the coding sequence ATGAATGATTATGATATGGAAAAAGAATTAAATTCAATCATCAAACAATTCAGATACTCTCAAATTGAAGAAATGAAAGAAGTTGCCGATACACTCAATAATTGGAAAAAGGAAATATTAAACTCATTTGTTTGGGTTAGAAACAGAAGAATATCAAATGGTCCTATAGAAGGAAAAAATTACTACATAAAAAAGATTATATATAACGGTAATGGAATGCAGAACTTTGAATGTACACGAAATAGAATACTGTACTCTCAAAACAAATATGAAAAATATGATTTGAATATAGAATATAATGATTCAATAAAAATGAAATCAGATGATCTAGAAACATCATTTGATGAAGAAACAGATGAATTTGATTAA
- a CDS encoding transposase — translation MDLEVNFNQNKLYIKFKKIIKCCSNCGSVNFLSKGFYKTCLIGCPFNGKPTLIVCKLRKYVCKDCHSYFVENNPIVYKNSNLTRTAVITILDELKPYTATYSQVGRRFGISTTQVINLFDKYVRVKRKQLPRILLIDEFFFSRKTKFKYPAILMNFENNLIIDVLKSRKQEITVDYFFHIPNKEKEAVEFICTDMSYTFKPLLKLYFPHSTLLVDHFHVIKYINDQLNNTRIRIMRKYANDKTSLEYRLLKNRSELLLKNKKDLDNLTLKKDKILNYTLTQAEVVHQLTLIDDEINKAYKLKKLYIDLLII, via the coding sequence TTGGATTTAGAAGTTAATTTCAATCAAAATAAACTATATATTAAATTTAAAAAAATTATCAAATGTTGTTCTAACTGCGGTTCAGTCAATTTTTTAAGCAAAGGGTTTTATAAAACCTGTTTGATTGGTTGTCCTTTTAATGGCAAACCTACTCTCATTGTTTGTAAACTTAGAAAATATGTATGCAAGGACTGTCATTCTTATTTTGTAGAAAATAATCCTATCGTTTATAAAAATTCTAATTTGACTAGAACTGCTGTTATAACTATCTTAGATGAATTAAAACCTTATACAGCTACCTATTCCCAAGTAGGACGAAGATTTGGCATTTCAACTACCCAAGTTATTAATCTATTTGATAAGTATGTTAGAGTAAAAAGAAAACAGCTTCCTAGAATCCTTCTTATTGATGAATTCTTTTTCTCAAGAAAAACTAAATTTAAATATCCAGCTATACTCATGAATTTTGAAAATAATTTGATTATCGATGTTTTAAAATCAAGAAAACAGGAAATCACAGTCGACTATTTCTTTCATATCCCTAATAAAGAAAAAGAAGCTGTTGAATTTATTTGTACAGATATGAGCTATACTTTTAAACCGTTATTAAAGCTCTATTTCCCTCATTCAACGCTTCTTGTTGATCATTTTCATGTCATCAAATACATTAATGATCAACTCAATAATACTAGAATTAGAATCATGCGTAAATATGCTAATGATAAAACTTCATTGGAATATCGTCTATTAAAAAACCGTTCTGAATTATTGCTTAAAAATAAAAAAGATTTAGATAATCTTACTTTGAAAAAGGATAAAATATTAAATTATACTTTAACTCAAGCAGAAGTTGTGCATCAGTTGACACTCATAGATGATGAAATCAATAAAGCTTATAAGCTAAAGAAATTATATATAGATCTTTTGATAATATAA
- a CDS encoding glutamine synthetase family protein, producing MGYSEVIEFVQENNIEFIKLMFCDLTGVTKNIIISAKEVKKAFKYGISFDGSSIKGFANLEKSDLILMPDPTTINVIPYSPYEGMMVGFFCDIFTPDYKPYEFDSRLILKNAVNKCLEYGFEPKIGTECEFYLFQTDEKGNPTNEPIDQGGYFDIYPLDKGEKIRREICLRMDEMGLDTETSHHENGPGQNEIDFKYSDALYAADYFLIFKNIVETVAVINGLHASFLPKPLINESGNGLHINLSLTKDGQNIFNPENFKNYQYAKYFISGILNRTIEMMAFLCSTANSYQRLGEFSAPKYVSWSHQNRSQLIRIPAARKEFSRVELRVSDPVINPYIVFALVINAGLKGIENQEELVDAIDLDLYNLETNNIHLKKLPETLNDSLEIMKNSSFIKEVLGEKLVEKYYLIKKL from the coding sequence ATGGGATATAGTGAAGTAATTGAATTTGTTCAAGAAAATAATATTGAATTTATTAAATTAATGTTTTGTGATTTAACGGGGGTTACTAAAAACATTATTATTAGTGCTAAAGAAGTAAAAAAAGCTTTTAAATATGGGATTTCATTTGATGGTTCAAGTATTAAGGGATTTGCAAATCTTGAAAAATCAGATTTGATTTTAATGCCAGATCCAACTACGATTAATGTTATACCATATAGCCCATATGAAGGAATGATGGTAGGTTTTTTTTGCGATATCTTTACACCTGATTACAAACCATATGAATTTGATAGTCGCTTGATTTTGAAAAATGCAGTTAATAAATGTTTAGAGTATGGATTCGAACCAAAAATTGGAACAGAATGTGAATTTTATTTATTTCAAACTGATGAAAAAGGGAATCCAACTAATGAACCGATTGACCAAGGCGGATATTTTGATATTTACCCTTTAGATAAAGGTGAAAAAATAAGACGTGAGATATGTTTAAGAATGGATGAAATGGGTTTAGATACTGAAACCTCTCACCATGAAAACGGACCAGGTCAAAATGAGATAGACTTTAAATATAGTGATGCTCTTTATGCTGCTGATTATTTTTTGATCTTTAAAAATATTGTTGAAACAGTTGCTGTAATTAATGGCTTACACGCATCGTTTTTACCTAAGCCATTAATAAATGAAAGTGGAAATGGTTTACATATTAATCTTTCACTTACTAAAGATGGTCAAAATATTTTTAATCCGGAAAATTTCAAAAATTATCAATACGCTAAATATTTTATTTCTGGAATTTTAAATAGAACAATCGAAATGATGGCATTTTTATGTTCAACTGCTAACTCATATCAACGTTTAGGTGAATTTTCAGCACCAAAGTATGTAAGCTGGTCACATCAAAACAGATCACAATTAATCAGAATTCCGGCAGCTAGAAAAGAATTTTCAAGAGTTGAATTAAGAGTTAGTGACCCTGTTATCAATCCATATATTGTTTTTGCGCTTGTTATTAATGCTGGCTTAAAGGGAATTGAAAATCAAGAAGAATTAGTAGATGCGATTGATTTAGATTTGTATAATTTAGAAACTAATAATATTCATTTAAAAAAATTACCAGAAACTTTAAATGATTCATTAGAAATTATGAAAAATAGCAGTTTTATTAAAGAAGTTCTTGGTGAAAAATTAGTAGAAAAATATTATTTAATAAAAAAATTATAA